In Eulemur rufifrons isolate Redbay chromosome 2, OSU_ERuf_1, whole genome shotgun sequence, the sequence atcataatatGAAAAGGCTATCAAAGAGCATGCAGCCAAaatattgtaggaaaaaaatacataggttTGTCAGGCAGGTAACTTTttcacagctttttaaaaattgtaatttgtTGATatctcttctcattttaaaacaaatattcactTTTGTGCCTGATtctgtatttgtaattttgtactTACATTCCTAAAAAGGGCTCCAAAAGTTGTATGCTTCAGGTACGAAAAAACCTGGGTCTACCTGGGACCCACCAAATGGATATGGTGAGTTTCTGTGCCATTTAGGGGAACCATACTCCAATATTCTGTGCCCTGTCTCCTAATACcagagctggagggaggggggaggccgATTAGTCAGAGCTGCAAGTATTGAGGATTTGGGATAGATTGGGATAGATTTGGGAAGATTTCGGATAGCAAAAGCTGCATTGAAGGTGTTTGTATGTGAAAGCAAGAGTTCAGACAAACCTACCACCAAGATGTGAGAGGTCTGCAGAGGCTAGGGCCACAGAGACACTAGGCTATAAGCCATAGAGAGAACCCTTGGAAAACCCCACCTACCTCTCCTTGTGCTCCTCATGCTGACTCTACCCTTCAGCATGTCTGGCTTTGCTCACAACACATACTGAAGAGAGGGTGCTCTGTGGTGACATCATAACTTGGCCATTATGATGTAATGAGGAGCCATCAGATTATATCTGATTATTCTCAGTCCAGGGCTTCCCTCTTAGGAATGTCCTCATTTTTTCTGGTAGTTTCTTTCATCATTCAAGTGATGTGGGAGGCACTCCTGTTAGAACTTAATCTTTTTCAAGGACCCCGTCCCTTTATTATCTATTTCTATCACTCCATTCTGGATTAGACAGAAGTCTTTGCTTTCCCTCTCCGTATTTCTTGTCCTTTCCTTTAGGGTTGCCCTTGATAAGGAAAAGGCTTTGTTCTTCCCTCCAGTGCTTTAAGGAGCAGAATGTAACTCAGATGGTCCCCTTAAGGAAGGAGTCCCCCACCTCAGGGGAAACACAGGGCTTTCCCCAAGCTGTTCCCTTTAACTGCAAGAGCAATTAATGCTGGATGCCAGCTAACGAAGAGCTGAGCCCTGGTGACTCTCCTACTACCCAAAATAGTGGTAGGATCCTGAAGTGTCTTATAACTGGGCTGCCTGACTCCTCCATATCACCTTCCTTCCCAACTTTTACATAACCAGAGGACTCCAGCGCAAAGGGAATAGGACTTTTAAGAAATAAGATGATCAAGAAATGGAGGGGGTCAAGGAGGGAATCTTGCCTTTGGGTCTCTTGCCACCCTCAGCCTAAAACAAAGAATACTTCTGGATATCTTATGAcatactttctttttatatttcaactTTACTTCAAATATGAGGTTTTATATACACAAGGGAGGGTGGTTGCATGAGGAAGCTGAAGTGAGGCCCAATACTAGTGGGTTTGGGGCCCAGTGCACAGGGCTGTACTATGAAGGAACTGGGGAGGCTCTGGGAGGACCTAGTGAGAACAGTGGCTTAGGGGGGAATTCACATAGGAAACTTTCATTTCCTCCCCAAGTTAGCTATTCAAAAGGTCGATCATTTGGTCTTTGTAGCAGTCACTGCTCTTTGGCAGCATCAACAAAAGAAGTGTCAAGGCCAGGGACACAGAGAAAACTATCAGtcccttttgtttctctttatgcCTGGATGGGGGAGGGAATGGATGGAAACtagtagaagaaaatgaaacatttctgaTGTTATCCCTTGCTATGAAAAATCATGGGTCTGTATAGAGACCTGTCTGTTTCTTAGTCTGGGAATGGGATGTGGCCAAGAGGCCTGGGTTTAAGCCCTATCTTGAGCTGCACAAATTCTCTGACTCTGCTGGAgtcacttctcatctctggacctgtgtcctcatctgtagagGAGCCTAGACCCAATAATCTCTAAAGACAAGCTTTTTCAGGTCTCTGATTCTAGGACTTGTGAACTGCAAGAATCCAAATGAGCTCCAGAAAAACCAGGAGTTGGAAGTAAGAGGATGTGGGAATTAGATTGGAAAattgaagagttagggtttgtaacaaagaaaaaggatgagctacactcaaagaaaaaaagaacagaaggaaggcAGGCTATGGAACAGGTAAGTGTAGAAAGACATCTGAGGTCTGGATGACAGGAAAGAGCAAGAGTTTCTGCTGTGCTGCCTCAAGGACCCAAGCCCTCGACCATGCTAGTGTTTTCTCTTACGGCACTTCCCAGTCCATGGCAGTTATACCCCAAATTGCTCCTATTCATACAGTCATCAGCCTTTAGAAGAAGTTTACAGTTTACACCAAAATGCGTAACATATAATAGGATCCCTAAAGATTCTGCATTTCCTGGGTCAGATTAGACTGAACCATTTGGGAGAAACCAGTGATTGCAGTTGTCTATGTGtacttttctttgctttctggggCTGCAAGAAATATGGATGGACATGTTGCAGAGAGCAATGCATGAAGGAAAGGGCATATTGCCTAATCTTGGTTGATTTGCAGATGGTGGGGTTTGTGGTGGTGCTGCACCTGCTCAGCCCAAGGTGAGGAAaaaccaggggctggggagaatcTCAGTGCTTGTCATGGGAGAGGAGTGCACACCAAAAGCATCAGGGCAAAGAATCCCTCCTGAGAATCTCAAAAGGACCAGGCACACAAAagccattcaataaatactagtttATTGCCTATTTTACAAGGCTTGGTGGCACTGCTAGTTTGTAAGCCTAGGTTCAAAGAGAGAGGCACCCAGTATTTGTGTGTGCAAGAAGGTGGCTCAGCCCAGGCTGAGGGGGAACTATCAGCTTACCCCCAAGCCCTGGGGCAGCTCAATATGCCAAAAACCAGAAGACTCAGGTGTTGTTCTATAAAGCTGAGAATGGAGATATGGGGAGAATGGGGATGTGGTACTTCTTACACAGAAAGAGCTCAGGGAACAGGATTATCCTTAGTTCTCTGCCCCCAATCAGAGTTTGCATTTACCCACTCAGTATCATCAGGGCTCCCAGAGAGGGCCCGACAAGCACAGACCATCTAGCAGTTTTCCCAGTCGGGGACCCTTCTAGTGGAAACATTAGAGAACTTGCCTGTTCAAGACTAGTGCAGGAAGGAGGGCGGCTGTGGCACACCAACAGGTACAGAGGGTTGGCTACGGACAGGAGAGAATCCCAATGTATGGAAAAGCTAGAGTTTTAATAGGTTCCCAAGTTCCCTAGAAGGCAGGTGGGGTGGTCCCTTGTTGATCCTACAGAGCTGGGACACTGGCGCAGGAGACAACAGCAAGCTCCCACAAAGAACAGATGAAGCCTGGGGCCCCTTGCCTTCTCCAGACCAGTTTGGGAGACTGGGAAGATGAGAAGGCAGAGCAGTCAGAAACTATGAGAAATGATATATTgcaagattttaaattttgtttttaaagggaaaaaaaaatacaacatggTTATGCAGAGGCTTGGGAGACCTCCTGGGTTCAGTCTcttagttctgccacttactagctatatgaTCTTGAACAAATAacagcttctctgagcctgtttcctcatctctaaaacagaGATAATGATAATGTTCAACTCAGGGTTGTCTTGAGCATGCATGCTAGACAGATTTCAGCAGATAAGTGTTAAGTAAATGTGAGCTAGCACTATTGTTAATATGACACAACAGTAATTCACACACATTAGGCAAGAGATTATTACACACTGAGCATCAACCCGGTCTCCCTGTTATCCTCCCTTGGGCTCCTAATTGATGAATAAACAGTGTATTGCTTGGTGGCTTCCAGTacaatttttctcttcattttgctgGAACTTTGACCTGAAGGTGATCCACAAGATGCATGAAATTCTTCCTGTTTTCTTCACAAGGTAAGGATGATGTTTAAATGGGCATTTGTTTGAGGAATGACCTGGGGGCTCCtctccttccatcttcaaagGATTAAGGCTGTGGACAGGAGGGGCATGGTAACAAGCCCCACGCTTTCTTCTGAATGCATGTGTGGGCAAATGTGCATGACCCACCTCCTTCACGTAGGAAGGGGGGATCCAGAAATTTTTCTCtgagaaatcagtaacagaaatgGGTTTGGGAAGCTGGTTACCTGGGAGCTCTTTGTTCATCTGTAGCATCAGgaacctcttcttttccttcctcttccttccagaAGATTATCAAGGAGCCTGAGGGAGGAAGGTGGAGCAACCATGGTCttggagaaaaagaaggaggtTCTCCACTCCTTCTGGAGGGAGAAGGAATAGCAGAGATCAAGGATGAAGAGGGAGGCAAATGGAAGTAGACAAAATGAAGGTAAACACCCTATATattgaaaggaaaaatgatgagaagggagaaggacaaggaaagaaagagaaaagcaaagaggtTAGGAATAGGGTGAGAGAAAAGGAACAACAAGCAACCAGCAAAGGAATGATTCCCAAGTTCAGTTAACGAGGAGGAGACGTAGGCATGAATGTGAATGGGTGGAAGACTCCAGCTCTCCCATTTCACCTGCTAAGGGCATGGCGCGGACTGCCATCTTCTGGTGCATTTAATATTCAAGTTGCTTTGATTCTTGATTTGGAATGATTTCTATTCCTTATACCCATAATTTTTCATCCCCAAGAGAACCCTCAACattgtttcttttcatctttagAGCTCTCACACATCATTTTCCCCCAACACTCTGAGACACTTCCCCAAAGCTGTCTCAGAGCACCGAGGGTGGAAGTCTGTGGGAGCAAAAGCAAAAACGGGCAGAAGAtgaactgtggtttggaagaggCTCTGGAATATCCTGGGGCTGCAGGCTGCTTATGGGATGCTTCCTGGGCCCTGGAACATCTGTGCCAAAAACTAGAGGACCCATCCTCAGCCCTAACTGGACACTCAGGTGCTGTGAGTTCTGAACTGTAGCACCAGTGTGGCTTTTAATCTACACTCTGCCAAGCACAGGTCATAAAATGTCAAACAAGAAGGAGCCTTAAGAGATCATCTAACCCAATACTATATTCCAAGGGGCACAAAGAGGTGAAGTACCTTGCCCAAAGTTTTACAGCTAGTCAGtgacttccttttcttctgaggcagaaagaaaaaattggaatAGTGATTCTCGTGGTTCACCGTCCTTTAACAAACACCGTCCCTAAAGTGCTTAGAGGTTATTAAAAGGCACCCCAGAAAGGTAAGGCTGGAATTTTTCTGGAAGCCCGAGTGTACCAACCGCTTAGGCACATCATTATTTGGCTACAAGGACAGCCCTGGAGTTGCTTTACCTCCATTTTAATCCCTAAGGCTcctggaggctggaggaaggagcTCTGACTGCTGTCATCACTCGCCAGCCAGTCTATGGAGACTGAAGCTAGGAACTGTCAGGGGTGACAAGGGAATCCTGTCATAATGCCAAGGTCCGGGACAATGGCCAGGCTCCTGGGATTAAGCAAGGCAATTATGGCTGAGTTAAAGCTAGGATGGGCAGGACTGGGGGACCTGAGGTGGCAAAGGTGGGTAAGAAGAAGGAATGAGCTGGCAATCAAAATGACTTCAACTGGGGTGGGCTACTTCACATAATACCTCCTAAATTCCGAAAAGGTTCCTTTGCCTTCAACTGCCTAGGCCGGATGGGCCTACTCACTTAAGAGAACCTCACCATCTTTCGCATTCTTCCGCTTTTTTCTAATCCCTGCAGCGTCCTTTTGGGTCTCCTTTCTCCCCTATGCCTGGGGTTCCTTCCACTCACATCCAACCAGCGTTTTCCACCCCAATGTCCCCGAGCTTTGTTGATTCCGCCCACCCCCTGCGCGCCCCTTTGATTTCTCccatcctcctctccctccccgccctccccgaCTTGACTCTGACGGCTTCCCACCAATCTTGGTTTCTCCCATTCCTCCCCACCACATCGAGTTCCCCTCGCCCCCGGGTGCCTTTGGTTTTTTCTGCCGTGGGCGGCAGGCGCCTGGTCTCAGATAAAGTGGATCCAGCCCTGGGGCTCTGGGGCTCCGCCACTGCCCGGGTGCTCGGGCCCACGTAGAGCATAGTCGCGGCCGCCGTTGTTGTCCCAGAACTCGCGACCAGTCACACGGTAGCGCAAGGCGAAGAGCAGGGCGCCCCCAATGGGCGGCGCGGGCAGGCGGAAGGCGAAGCGgtcggcgcgcggcgggggcggggccgggccggcgtaGGCGGCGGGCGCCTCCCGTTGGCTGCGCCAGCCGTCGGCGCTCCAGCGCACGCTCACGCGCTTCTCGTAGGCCAGGTCCAGCACGCGCGCGCTCCCGGCCACGCCCAGCGGGCCCGCCTCGGCGCGTTCCAGGCAGATTCGCTGCGCCTGCAAGCGGGCGGCGAAGCCGGGCTCGCTGGCCGGCTCCAGGGCGGCGCGCGCCTcctgggggaaagagaaaagagggagaagagagccCAGGGcgaagagggggaggggaagggagcggGTTAGAGCGAGGCACTGGACCAATCAGAGGCCGACCCCGGCGTCCGGGCCGGCGGAGGGGGGAGATCAGCTGGAGGGCTGCCACAGAGCCACAGGCCAATGGGGCCACCGAGGGGGATGAGCAAGCCCAAGCCCAGGGATGGGGATGGAGATGGGTGTTCCTTGACAAAGCCACGCCCGCCGCGGCCGGCTGGGGGAGGTCCCCGGGAAGGGGCGTGCCCCTGCCGCCTACCTGGAGGCCGCGGGCGCGGGGCTGGCACGGCGCAAAGTGGCGGAGGGCGTCCCTCTGCAGTTGGACCTGCACGTGGCGGGGCACCCGGGGCAGCTCTCCCGGGCGGAAGCGGCGCACGGCGGCCAGCTCCAGCCCCAGTGCGTCGGCGAAACGCACTCTCTTGCGGGTGTCCGGACTACGGCTGCGGGGCGCTCTGGCCCCGCCGCCTCCAGCGGGCGCAGAGCGGGCCCGGCGACCCCGACTCGGAGCGTGAGCGCGGGATCGGGCCCCGAGCCGCGTCCCGCCCTCGCCTTGctcctcctccggctcctccTCGAGGCTGGGCCGCTGGCTGCGGTAGTAGGCGCGCTCTGTCAGCGCAGCGATAAAGCTCAGGTTGCGAGGGATGTCGGTGCGGGGGGGCCGCTCGCGGGACATGGTACCCCCGCACCGGCGGGGCCAGCCCGAAGCGCCACCGCgctgccctcccttcctctctccctcccgccTCGCGTTGGTGCAGAAGTCGCAGGGCCCGCTTCAGCAGCCCCTCGCCCTTGTGTACTCTCCTTGCTGTCACCTCCAGGATCCTCCACCTCGGTTCGCTCTGCCTCGCCTCCGTGACCACTTTCCCTCCCTAAGGCGGTCAGCTCCTAGGGTCTTCAGACCATCACATCCTGCCTCCTGCGAGCTGTCTGCTCTGAGCGTGCGCTCAACGGCGCTCACCCTCGGGTTCCGCGGTCCTCATGGCTCTGGCCCCCGCCCACAGCCCTGTGACAGGTGGCTCCGCATCTGTCTTTGCTGCTGCACCAGGGGGCGGGGACTCCACTTCTTCGGTCCCGACTGAGGCCACTCAGCCTTTTTTCAAAAAGTCCTCAACTTTGCCCGCATGGCACGGGAAGGGTTAACGCAGGAAGGAAAGAATAACCTTTCCTTTCCTTGCAGGGGAAGGTTCAAAACACCCAGCATGTGACTTTATCTAAAGGGCTCAccgttttcttttcttaaacctagGCCCCAGATTAGGGAGGGGGTAGCGTTGGGTGCAAAGAAGGAAAGGTCGTGAAAGCTGGGTGGAGTCTTTGAAAGAGAAGGTGAGATGTGACACTCAAAAGGggtagggggcagggggagggggtggctgaACACTGCTCATTGGAAAGAGTCCAGAACTGAGAATTGTGGAAAGACCTAGCTTCTAGACCCACCTCTGGTGCTAtttagctg encodes:
- the PPP1R3E gene encoding protein phosphatase 1 regulatory subunit 3E, with protein sequence MSRERPPRTDIPRNLSFIAALTERAYYRSQRPSLEEEPEEEQGEGGTRLGARSRAHAPSRGRRARSAPAGGGGARAPRSRSPDTRKRVRFADALGLELAAVRRFRPGELPRVPRHVQVQLQRDALRHFAPCQPRARGLQEARAALEPASEPGFAARLQAQRICLERAEAGPLGVAGSARVLDLAYEKRVSVRWSADGWRSQREAPAAYAGPAPPPPRADRFAFRLPAPPIGGALLFALRYRVTGREFWDNNGGRDYALRGPEHPGSGGAPEPQGWIHFI